From Myxococcales bacterium, a single genomic window includes:
- a CDS encoding sulfite exporter TauE/SafE family protein: protein MALLVAIGLLGGILTTVTGVGGGMVALALLSLLMPPATALALSAAALTVGNAHRAALYARAVDRAIVARFGVGLAVGALAGAVVVTSLPPAVLHGALIVVAALALARALGGLAWAPSPRALTGSGAVVGAVGASAGGAGVLVSPVLLAAGVRGDGYVATVAASALILNSARVAGYALGGLYSAAMVPALATLAAALVVGNLIGRRVRAHVRGPWLDRLEVAAPLVAIVVTLASA from the coding sequence ATGGCGCTCCTCGTCGCGATCGGTCTCCTCGGCGGCATCCTGACCACGGTCACCGGCGTCGGCGGCGGCATGGTCGCGCTGGCGCTCTTGTCCCTGCTCATGCCGCCGGCCACCGCGCTGGCGCTGTCGGCCGCGGCCCTGACCGTCGGCAACGCCCACCGGGCCGCGCTGTACGCGCGCGCGGTCGACCGCGCGATCGTGGCCCGGTTCGGCGTCGGCCTGGCGGTCGGCGCGCTCGCCGGCGCCGTGGTCGTGACCTCGCTGCCGCCGGCGGTGCTGCACGGCGCGCTGATCGTCGTGGCCGCGCTGGCGCTGGCCCGCGCGCTCGGCGGCCTCGCGTGGGCGCCGTCGCCGCGGGCGCTCACCGGCAGCGGCGCGGTGGTCGGCGCGGTCGGCGCGTCGGCCGGCGGCGCCGGCGTGCTGGTGTCGCCGGTGCTCCTGGCCGCGGGCGTGCGCGGCGACGGCTACGTCGCGACCGTCGCCGCCAGCGCCCTGATCCTCAACAGCGCCCGGGTCGCCGGCTACGCGCTCGGCGGGCTGTACAGCGCCGCGATGGTGCCGGCCCTGGCCACGCTCGCGGCCGCGCTGGTGGTCGGCAACCTGATCGGCCGCCGGGTGCGCGCCCACGTGCGCGGCCCCTGGCTCGACCGCCTCGAGGTGGCCGCGCCGCTCGTCGCCATCGTCGTCACCCTCGCCAGCGCCTGA
- a CDS encoding LysR family transcriptional regulator: MLRELEQFVAVATAGTFTAAARRVHLSQPALTAAIQRLEHEVGAPLFDRGRHGATLTAAGRALVPRAQAALAAFADGKRAVAEIEGLAAGEVRIGGGATVCTYVLPPILARFRRARPGIRLGLREGYTDELEQAIEAGTLDLAVVTIDRRRPAAGSIERLGKFPDDDLIVVGAPDCDPRTAPWITFAPGSPTRALLLERVPQAAIVMELGSIAAVKGHVRAGIGLALLSRRAVETDLARGSLVEVPLKWAPVRRRLGVRHRGARHLTPAATALLAMLR; this comes from the coding sequence ATGTTGCGCGAGCTCGAGCAGTTCGTGGCGGTCGCGACCGCCGGCACGTTCACCGCGGCGGCCCGGCGGGTGCACCTGTCGCAGCCGGCGCTGACCGCGGCGATCCAGCGGCTCGAGCACGAGGTCGGCGCGCCGCTGTTCGATCGCGGGCGCCACGGCGCGACCCTGACCGCGGCCGGCCGCGCGCTCGTGCCCCGGGCCCAGGCGGCGCTGGCGGCGTTCGCCGACGGCAAGCGCGCGGTGGCCGAGATCGAGGGCCTGGCGGCGGGCGAGGTGCGCATCGGCGGCGGCGCGACCGTGTGCACGTACGTCCTGCCGCCGATCCTCGCCCGGTTCCGGCGGGCGCGGCCCGGCATCCGGCTGGGCCTACGCGAGGGCTACACCGACGAGCTCGAGCAGGCGATCGAGGCCGGCACGCTCGACCTCGCGGTCGTGACGATCGACCGGCGGCGGCCCGCGGCCGGGTCGATCGAGCGCCTCGGCAAGTTCCCCGACGACGACCTGATCGTCGTGGGCGCGCCGGACTGCGATCCGCGGACCGCGCCGTGGATCACGTTCGCGCCGGGCTCGCCGACCCGGGCGCTCCTGCTCGAGCGCGTGCCCCAGGCGGCGATCGTCATGGAGCTGGGCTCGATCGCGGCGGTCAAGGGCCACGTCCGCGCGGGCATCGGCCTGGCGCTGCTGAGCCGGCGCGCGGTCGAGACCGACCTGGCCCGGGGCAGCCTGGTCGAGGTGCCGCTCAAGTGGGCGCCGGTGCGACGCCGGCTGGGCGTGCGCCACCGTGGCGCGCGGCACCTGACGCCGGCCGCGACCGCGCTCCTGGCGATGCTGCGCTGA
- a CDS encoding UTP--glucose-1-phosphate uridylyltransferase, whose product MTAIDPDTRALLDRFGFDQARLDAAAASLARGAPAAANAVAGEVTAPTDDDVIALPPPGSPARAELHARGAAAIRAGQVGVVYLAGGMATRFGGVVKAVVPVVGDRTFLDLKLADAARIAATHATTVPVWLLTSYATHARLEDDLAARAPAPATPIACVPQFVSLRLTPDGALFREADGALSPYAPGHGDLTFALRRAGALARFRAAGGRYLHMSNVDNLAATLDPAVIGAHLASGRAITAEVVRKDPGDRGGAPARVDGVVQILESFRFPPGFDQDAIAVFNTNTFVLDVEAIDRDFDLTYFHVAKQVDGATAIQSERLVGELTAFLPTQFLEVARGGVDGRFQPVKDPPELEARRAEIEAILRDRGVLG is encoded by the coding sequence ATGACCGCGATCGATCCCGACACCCGCGCGCTCCTCGACCGGTTCGGCTTCGACCAGGCCCGCCTCGACGCCGCCGCCGCGAGCCTGGCCCGCGGCGCGCCCGCCGCCGCCAACGCCGTCGCCGGCGAGGTCACGGCGCCGACCGACGACGACGTGATCGCGTTGCCGCCGCCGGGCTCACCCGCCCGGGCCGAGCTGCACGCCCGCGGCGCCGCGGCCATCCGCGCCGGCCAGGTCGGCGTGGTCTACCTGGCCGGCGGCATGGCGACCCGGTTCGGCGGCGTCGTCAAGGCGGTGGTGCCGGTCGTCGGCGACCGCACCTTCCTCGACCTCAAGCTGGCCGACGCCGCGCGGATCGCCGCGACGCACGCGACCACGGTGCCGGTGTGGCTGCTCACGTCGTACGCCACCCACGCCCGGCTCGAGGACGACCTCGCCGCCCGGGCCCCGGCGCCCGCGACGCCGATCGCGTGCGTGCCGCAGTTCGTGTCGCTGCGGCTCACGCCCGACGGCGCGCTGTTCCGCGAGGCCGACGGCGCGCTGTCGCCGTACGCGCCCGGCCACGGCGATCTGACGTTCGCGCTGCGGCGCGCCGGCGCGCTGGCGCGGTTCCGCGCCGCCGGCGGCCGCTACCTGCACATGTCGAACGTCGACAACCTCGCCGCCACGCTCGACCCGGCGGTCATCGGCGCCCACCTGGCCAGCGGCCGGGCGATCACCGCCGAGGTGGTCCGCAAGGACCCCGGCGATCGCGGCGGCGCCCCGGCCCGGGTCGACGGCGTCGTCCAGATCCTCGAGTCGTTCCGGTTCCCGCCCGGGTTCGATCAGGACGCGATCGCCGTGTTCAACACCAACACGTTCGTGCTCGACGTCGAGGCGATCGATCGCGACTTCGACCTGACCTACTTCCACGTCGCCAAGCAGGTCGACGGCGCCACCGCGATCCAGTCCGAGCGCCTGGTCGGCGAGCTGACCGCGTTCCTGCCGACCCAGTTCCTCGAGGTCGCGCGCGGCGGCGTCGACGGCCGGTTCCAGCCGGTCAAGGACCCGCCCGAGCTCGAGGCCCGGCGCGCCGAGATCGAGGCGATCCTGCGGGACCGCGGCGTGCTCGGCTGA
- a CDS encoding S9 family peptidase, with protein MRRSLWSMALFLAAACGGPSAPPAARPTPVPVAPVPPAPPPVAPAAVTPPIATARVVTDRYHGVDVADPYQWLEGDGPEVTAWSDGQDAYARHVLDHLPTVAALRDELRAIYTAPTTNYGDLKAAGGKVFARRKLPTKQQAELVVMDTPEAAAEARLILDPTAGGSAITTIDWFVPSPDGTKVAVSISSGGSEAGDLHIVDLDGRDLDVVIPDVQRGTGGGDMAWRPDGAGFWYTRYPAPGEKPDDERDFWMQVWWHTLGTPVTDDRYELGADLPKIAEIALVADPRGRVLATVQDGDGGTFRHYLRAAKGGWTQLTDWGDAVVFAGFGPTEDLWLVSRKGAPRGKVLRLDGKRPALARAKVIVPEGADAIVTGYPDRGLVVTKDRLYLTVQLGGPTALRAFTLRGRPAPAPALPPVSRVAQPKVVGDDLVVWSSSFTAPGGYARIDGETGALTTIAALSPPSTVDLSEFEVVREQAISQDGTQVPMSIVWKRGAPRDGSMPCVVNGYGGYGISQEPGFLESWAPVLKRGVCFVSVNTRGGAEFGEAWHRDGALTNKQHVFDDFAAALDHLVARGFTRPERTVILGGSNGGLLMGALLTQHPERVRAVVAQVGIYDMLRVERSPNGQFNITEFGTVADPAQFAALYAYSPYHHVVAGTVYPAVLMTTGANDPRVAPWQSRKMVAALQAAQGGDAPILLRTSSSSGHGAGTAMDERIDAGAHVRAFILDQLGVE; from the coding sequence ATGCGCAGGTCCCTCTGGTCGATGGCGTTGTTCCTGGCGGCGGCGTGCGGTGGCCCGTCGGCGCCACCCGCGGCTCGTCCCACCCCGGTCCCGGTGGCGCCGGTCCCGCCTGCGCCGCCGCCGGTGGCGCCGGCCGCGGTCACGCCGCCGATCGCCACGGCCCGCGTGGTCACCGACCGCTACCACGGCGTCGACGTCGCCGATCCGTACCAGTGGCTCGAGGGTGACGGCCCCGAGGTCACGGCCTGGAGCGACGGCCAGGACGCGTACGCGCGCCACGTCCTCGACCACCTGCCCACGGTCGCCGCGCTCCGCGACGAGCTGCGCGCGATCTACACCGCGCCGACGACCAACTACGGCGACCTCAAGGCCGCGGGCGGCAAGGTGTTCGCGCGCCGCAAGCTGCCGACCAAGCAGCAGGCCGAGCTGGTCGTGATGGACACGCCCGAGGCCGCGGCCGAGGCGCGGCTGATCCTCGACCCGACCGCCGGCGGCAGCGCGATCACGACGATCGACTGGTTCGTGCCGTCGCCCGACGGCACCAAGGTCGCGGTGTCGATCTCGTCGGGGGGCAGCGAGGCCGGTGACCTGCACATCGTCGATCTCGACGGCCGCGACCTCGACGTGGTCATCCCCGACGTCCAGCGCGGCACCGGCGGCGGCGACATGGCCTGGCGCCCCGACGGCGCCGGGTTCTGGTACACGCGCTACCCGGCGCCGGGCGAGAAGCCCGACGACGAGCGCGACTTCTGGATGCAGGTGTGGTGGCACACGCTCGGCACGCCGGTCACCGACGATCGCTACGAGCTCGGCGCCGACCTGCCCAAGATCGCCGAGATCGCGCTCGTCGCCGACCCGCGCGGGCGGGTGCTGGCGACGGTGCAGGACGGCGACGGCGGCACCTTCCGGCACTACCTGCGCGCGGCCAAGGGCGGCTGGACCCAGCTCACCGACTGGGGCGACGCGGTCGTGTTCGCTGGCTTCGGTCCCACCGAGGACCTGTGGCTGGTGTCGCGCAAGGGCGCGCCGCGCGGCAAGGTGCTGCGGCTCGACGGCAAGCGGCCGGCGCTGGCGCGCGCCAAGGTGATCGTGCCCGAGGGCGCCGACGCGATCGTCACCGGCTACCCCGACCGGGGCCTGGTCGTGACCAAGGACCGCCTGTACCTGACCGTCCAGCTCGGCGGCCCGACCGCGCTGCGGGCGTTCACGCTGCGCGGCCGGCCGGCGCCGGCGCCGGCGCTGCCGCCGGTGTCGAGGGTGGCGCAGCCCAAGGTGGTCGGCGACGACCTGGTGGTGTGGTCGTCGTCGTTCACCGCGCCGGGCGGGTACGCGCGCATCGACGGCGAGACCGGCGCGCTGACCACGATCGCCGCGCTGTCGCCGCCGTCGACCGTCGACCTCAGCGAGTTCGAGGTCGTGCGCGAGCAGGCGATCTCGCAGGACGGCACCCAGGTGCCGATGTCGATCGTCTGGAAGCGGGGCGCGCCGCGCGACGGCTCGATGCCGTGCGTGGTCAACGGCTACGGCGGCTACGGCATCAGCCAGGAGCCCGGCTTCCTCGAGAGCTGGGCGCCGGTGCTCAAGCGCGGCGTCTGCTTCGTCTCGGTCAACACCCGGGGCGGCGCCGAGTTCGGCGAGGCCTGGCACCGGGACGGCGCGCTGACCAACAAGCAGCACGTCTTCGATGACTTCGCGGCGGCGCTCGATCACCTGGTCGCGCGCGGCTTCACCCGTCCGGAGCGCACGGTGATCCTCGGCGGCTCGAACGGCGGGCTGCTGATGGGCGCGCTCCTGACGCAGCACCCCGAGCGGGTGCGCGCCGTGGTGGCGCAGGTCGGCATCTACGACATGCTCCGGGTCGAGCGCTCGCCCAACGGCCAGTTCAACATCACCGAGTTCGGCACCGTCGCCGACCCCGCGCAGTTCGCGGCGCTCTACGCGTACTCGCCGTACCACCACGTCGTCGCCGGCACCGTCTACCCGGCGGTGCTGATGACCACCGGCGCCAACGATCCGCGGGTCGCGCCGTGGCAGTCGCGCAAGATGGTCGCCGCGCTGCAGGCGGCCCAGGGCGGCGACGCGCCGATCCTGCTGCGCACCAGCAGCAGCTCGGGCCACGGCGCGGGCACCGCGATGGACGAGCGCATCGACGCCGGCGCGCACGTGCGCGCGTTCATCCTCGATCAGCTCGGCGTCGAGTGA